A single region of the Nocardioides aquaticus genome encodes:
- a CDS encoding 3-oxoacyl-ACP synthase III produces the protein MTLNSTHRFSRTAVLAVERVEAPEVVTSAELDGRLTEVYRRTRMRPGLLEGLVGIRERRRWSADQTFVDGAVAAGQAALDAAGIAAGDVDLLVNTSLSRRWLEPSTAVVIHDALGLPPSAQSFDVTNACLGFVNGIEIAGAMIDAGLIRHALVVDAEDSLPVQESTIARLSEDGVTSKDVMAQFAALTLGSGAAGMVLGRSDEHPEGHRVVAAVSRAATQHHELCVGDNDTMITDLKGLLDAGLELSSGLWAEAAPEFGWDAGMDRYVLHQVSQVHTEAICERLGIDPDKVPRTFPEHGNIGPASVPFTLATHSADLASGDRVLLMGIGSGLNACCLEIQW, from the coding sequence GTGACCCTGAACTCCACCCACCGTTTCTCCCGGACCGCCGTCCTGGCCGTCGAGCGGGTCGAGGCGCCCGAGGTCGTCACCTCCGCCGAGCTCGACGGGCGGCTGACCGAGGTCTACCGCCGGACCCGGATGCGCCCCGGCCTCCTCGAGGGCCTGGTCGGCATCCGCGAGCGGCGCCGGTGGTCGGCGGACCAGACGTTCGTCGACGGCGCCGTCGCGGCCGGGCAGGCCGCCCTCGACGCCGCCGGGATCGCGGCCGGCGACGTCGACCTGCTGGTCAACACCTCCCTCAGCCGCCGCTGGCTCGAGCCGTCGACGGCCGTCGTCATCCACGACGCCCTCGGTCTCCCGCCCTCGGCCCAGAGCTTCGACGTCACCAACGCCTGCCTCGGCTTCGTCAACGGCATCGAGATCGCCGGCGCGATGATCGACGCCGGGCTGATCCGGCACGCGCTGGTCGTCGACGCCGAGGACTCGCTGCCGGTCCAGGAGTCGACCATCGCCCGGCTCTCCGAGGACGGCGTGACGTCGAAGGACGTGATGGCGCAGTTCGCCGCCCTCACCCTGGGCTCCGGCGCCGCCGGCATGGTGCTCGGACGGTCCGACGAGCACCCCGAGGGCCACCGGGTGGTGGCCGCGGTCAGCCGCGCCGCCACCCAGCACCACGAGCTCTGCGTGGGCGACAACGACACGATGATCACCGACCTCAAGGGCCTGCTCGACGCCGGCCTCGAGCTCTCCTCCGGCCTGTGGGCCGAGGCCGCCCCCGAGTTCGGCTGGGACGCCGGGATGGACCGCTACGTCCTGCACCAGGTCTCCCAGGTCCACACCGAGGCGATCTGCGAACGGCTCGGGATCGACCCCGACAAGGTGCCCCGCACCTTCCCCGAGCACGGCAACATCGGCCCGGCCTCGGTCCCGTTCACCCTGGCCACCCACAGCGCCGACCTCGCGAGCGGCGACCGGGTCCTGCTGATGGGCATCGGTTCCGGCCTCAACGCGTGCTGCCTGGAGATCCAGTGGTGA